Proteins encoded within one genomic window of Bos indicus x Bos taurus breed Angus x Brahman F1 hybrid chromosome 18, Bos_hybrid_MaternalHap_v2.0, whole genome shotgun sequence:
- the ZNF579 gene encoding zinc finger protein 579 — protein MDPQPPPPAQGSPPHRGRGRGRGRGRGRGRGRGRGGAGAPRAPLPCPTCGRLFRFPYYLSRHRLSHSGLRPHACPLCPKAFRRPAHLSRHLRGHGPQPPLRCAACPRTFPEPAQLRRHLAQEHAGGGVELAIDRAAKEAAESGWGPQDKAAEQPPGAGAEEEDAAAEEEAAARPEPWAAGEPGTPAAATSAGPRELEGAEAEAGAAELRAELALAAGRQEEKQVLLQADWTLLCLRCREAFATKGELKAHPCLRPEGDQEGEGGPPPRPKRHQCSICLKAFARPWSLSRHRLVHSTDRPFVCTDCGLAFRLASYLRQHRRVHGALSLLAPLPAAAKKDDKAVAVSGRTSGRGPEGGEGAEGGPGGQNGGEAAPARAPAGEPRFWCPECGKGFRRRAHLRQHGVTHSGARPFQCVRCQREFKRLADLARHAQVHAGGPAPHPCPHCSRRFSRAYSLLRHQRCHRAELERAAAAQQAMQAPASPPRAPPSPAGQETEGLPLPLDHIKEEPPSPGSPSQSPAAAPPVFLSASCFDSQDHSAFEMEEEETESKAHLRGLGGLAS, from the coding sequence ATGGATCCGCAGCCCCCTCCACCAGCCCAGGGCAGCCCACCTCACCGGGGCCGGGGCCGTGGCCGGGGCAGAGGCCGTGGGAGAGGCCGAGGCCGTGGCCGGGGGGGCGCCGGAGCCCCCCGGgcgcccctgccctgccccacgtGTGGCCGCCTCTTCCGCTTCCCCTACTACCTCTCCCGGCACCGGCTGAGCCACTCGGGCCTGCGGCCCCACGCCTGCCCCCTGTGCCCCAAGGCCTTCCGCCGGCCGGCCCACCTCTCCCGCCACCTGCGTGGCCACGGGCCGCAGCCCCCGCTGCGCTGCGCCGCCTGCCCTCGCACTTTCCCCGAGCCGGCGCAACTCCGGCGCCACCTGGCCCAGGAGCACGCAGGAGGCGGCGTTGAGCTGGCCATCGACAGGGCAGCCAAGGAGGCAGCCGAGTCCGGCTGGGGCCCGCAGGACAAGGCCGCCGAGCAGCCACCCGGCGCCGGAGCCGAGGAGGAAGACGCAGCGGCTGAGGAGGAGGCAGCGGCGCGGCCCGAGCCGTGGGCCGCGGGGGAGCCAGGCACGCCAGCGGCCGCCACAAGCGCGGGGCCCCGCGAGCTGGAGGGGGCCGAGGCCGAGGCCGGGGCGGCGGAGCTCAGGGCCGAGCTGGCGCTGGCGGCtgggcggcaggaggagaagcaggtccTGCTGCAGGCCGACTGGACGCTGCTGTGTCTCCGCTGCCGGGAGGCCTTTGCCACCAAGGGCGAGCTCAAAGCGCACCCGTGCCTGCGCCCCGAGGGCGACCAGGAGGGCGAGGGGGGACCCCCGCCGCGCCCCAAGCGCCACCAGTGCTCCATTTGCCTCAAGGCCTTCGCCAGGCCCTGGTCGCTGTCCCGCCACCGGCTGGTCCACTCCACCGACCGCCCCTTCGTGTGCACGGACTGCGGCCTGGCGTTCCGCTTGGCCTCCTACCTCCGCCAGCACCGCCGCGTCCACGGCGCGCTCAGCCTGCTGGCCCCGCTGCCCGCAGCGGCCAAGAAGGACGACAAGGCGGTGGCAGTGAGCGGCCGGACCTCAGGGAGGGGGCCCGAGGGGGGCGAAGGGGCGGAGGGGGGGCCGGGCGGGCAGAACGGAGGCGAGGCGGCCCCGGCCCGGGCCCCGGCCGGCGAGCCCCGCTTCTGGTGCCCAGAGTGCGGCAAGGGCTTCCGGCGCCGGGCGCACCTGCGGCAGCACGGGGTGACCCACTCGGGCGCGCGGCCCTTCCAGTGCGTGCGCTGCCAGCGGGAGTTCAAGCGGCTGGCCGACCTGGCACGCCACGCGCAGGTGCACGCGGGGGGCCCGGCCCCGCACCCCTGCCCGCATTGCTCGCGCCGCTTCTCCCGCGCCTACAGCCTGCTGCGCCACCAGCGCTGCCACCGTGCCGAGCTGGAGCGGGCCGCTGCTGCGCAGCAGGCGATGCAGGCCCCGGCCTCGCCACCGCGCGCCCCGCCGTCCCCCGCGGGCCAGGAGACCGAGGGGCTCCCGCTGCCCCTCGACCACATCAAGGAAGAGCCGCCATCCCCGGGGTCCCCGTCCCAGTCGCCGGCGGCGGCACCCCCTGTCTTCCTCAGCGCCTCCTGCTTCGACAGCCAAGACCACTCAGCTTTCgagatggaggaagaggagacTGAGAGCAAGGCTCACCTGCGCGGTCTGGGGGGCCTGGCCTCCTGA